The following proteins are co-located in the Methanobacterium sp. Maddingley MBC34 genome:
- a CDS encoding 4Fe-4S protein (PFAM: Pyridine nucleotide-disulphide oxidoreductase; 4Fe-4S binding domain), with product MAEENKQEATEEPKIGVYTCHCGINIGGVIDIEAVKEYAATLPNVVVSEEYKYFCSDPGQDMIQQDVKDGKVNRVVVAACSPRLHEPTFRRCVREAGLNQFLFEFANLREQDSWVHMGEPEAATEKAKDLIRMAVAKARLLEPLEAEKVAVDNKALVIGGGVAGIQSALDLADMGFKTYLVEKQPTIGGRMAQLDKTFPTLDCSMCILAPKTVDAAKHENIELISFAEVKEVHGYIGNFNVVIEKKPRYIIEDICTGCGSCSEVCPIEMPNYFDEGMGMVKATSIPFPQAVPLVARIDKDYC from the coding sequence TTGGCAGAAGAAAATAAGCAAGAAGCAACTGAAGAACCAAAAATCGGAGTCTACACATGTCACTGTGGTATCAACATCGGTGGAGTTATTGATATTGAAGCAGTGAAAGAATACGCAGCAACCCTGCCCAATGTAGTAGTATCCGAAGAATACAAATACTTCTGTTCTGACCCTGGACAGGACATGATCCAACAGGATGTTAAAGATGGTAAAGTTAATAGAGTAGTGGTGGCAGCATGTTCACCTCGACTTCACGAACCCACCTTCCGAAGGTGTGTCAGAGAAGCCGGACTTAACCAATTCCTTTTCGAATTTGCAAACCTGAGAGAGCAGGATTCATGGGTGCACATGGGTGAACCAGAAGCAGCAACTGAAAAAGCCAAAGACCTGATTAGAATGGCTGTTGCTAAAGCCAGACTCTTAGAACCATTGGAAGCCGAAAAAGTGGCTGTGGACAACAAAGCTCTGGTTATAGGTGGAGGAGTGGCTGGTATTCAGTCTGCACTCGACCTGGCTGACATGGGATTCAAAACCTACCTGGTGGAAAAACAACCAACCATCGGTGGACGAATGGCCCAGCTGGACAAAACATTCCCTACCCTTGACTGTTCCATGTGTATTCTAGCTCCTAAGACTGTGGATGCTGCAAAACACGAAAACATCGAACTCATCTCCTTTGCTGAAGTGAAAGAAGTTCACGGTTACATTGGTAACTTCAATGTAGTAATTGAGAAAAAACCAAGATACATTATAGAAGATATCTGTACCGGTTGCGGAAGCTGTTCCGAAGTTTGCCCAATAGAAATGCCCAACTACTTCGATGAAGGCATGGGTATGGTCAAAGCAACCTCCATTCCATTCCCTCAAGCTGTACCTCTGGTAGCCAGAATTGACAAAGATTACTGTAT